A genomic region of Methylobacterium durans contains the following coding sequences:
- a CDS encoding catalase: MSDQRPILTTRQGHPVRDNQSTRTVGERGPATLENYQFIEKITHFDRERIPERVVHARGAGAHGYFEAYGKIGNEPASKYTRARVLNETGVRTPMFVRFSTVAGAKESPETERDPRGFAVKFKTVDGNWDLVGNNLKVFFIRDAIKFPDMIHAFKPDPVTNRQEAWRFFDFVAQHPEAIHMVTHLKSPWGIPANYREMEGSGVNTYKLVNDQGEAVLCKFHWEPKQGVRNLTSAQASEIQAKDVGHATRDLYDNIKAGNFPEWEFCLQIMPDGPNDHLSFDPLDDTKLWPVDQFPLLPVGRMVLDRVPDNFFAEVEQSAFGTGVLVDGIDFSDDKMLQGRTLSYSDTQRYRVGANYLQLPINAPQPGVKVYSNQRDGQMTYGVDGTGPNRHINYEPSTLAEGLREAPKPAKDYHQPVSGNLGRYQTSRTEDDYTQAGIRYRSFADWEREDLIANLVADMKQCPEPIQLRMVWHFWHADEDYGRRVAEGAGIDLEKAKALPPLPGRAAPGKRLTPETYTDGSQAHKVAAE, from the coding sequence ATGAGCGACCAACGTCCCATTCTGACGACCCGCCAGGGCCATCCGGTCCGCGACAACCAGAGCACGCGGACGGTCGGCGAGCGCGGCCCGGCGACCCTCGAGAACTACCAGTTCATCGAGAAGATCACGCATTTCGACCGCGAGCGGATTCCGGAGCGGGTCGTCCACGCCCGCGGCGCCGGCGCCCACGGCTATTTCGAGGCCTACGGCAAGATCGGCAACGAGCCGGCCTCCAAGTACACCCGCGCCCGCGTTCTGAACGAGACCGGCGTGCGGACGCCGATGTTCGTGCGCTTCTCCACCGTGGCCGGCGCCAAGGAGAGCCCGGAGACCGAGCGCGACCCGCGCGGCTTCGCGGTGAAGTTCAAGACCGTCGACGGCAATTGGGACCTCGTGGGCAACAACCTGAAGGTCTTCTTCATCCGCGACGCGATCAAGTTCCCCGACATGATCCACGCGTTCAAGCCGGATCCGGTGACGAACCGCCAGGAGGCGTGGCGCTTCTTCGACTTCGTGGCCCAGCACCCCGAAGCGATCCACATGGTGACCCACCTGAAGTCGCCCTGGGGCATCCCCGCGAATTACCGCGAGATGGAGGGCTCGGGCGTCAACACCTACAAGCTCGTCAATGATCAGGGCGAGGCGGTGCTCTGCAAGTTCCACTGGGAGCCCAAGCAGGGCGTGCGCAACCTGACCTCGGCCCAGGCATCCGAGATCCAGGCCAAGGATGTCGGCCACGCCACGCGCGACCTCTACGACAACATCAAGGCCGGCAATTTCCCCGAATGGGAATTCTGCCTGCAGATCATGCCGGACGGGCCGAACGACCACCTGTCGTTCGATCCGCTCGACGACACGAAGCTGTGGCCGGTCGACCAGTTCCCGCTGCTGCCGGTGGGCCGCATGGTGCTCGACCGGGTGCCCGACAACTTCTTCGCCGAGGTCGAGCAATCGGCCTTCGGGACGGGCGTGCTCGTCGACGGAATCGACTTCTCGGACGACAAGATGCTGCAGGGCCGGACCCTGTCCTACTCGGACACGCAGCGCTACCGCGTCGGCGCGAACTACCTGCAATTGCCGATCAACGCGCCGCAGCCCGGCGTGAAGGTCTACTCGAACCAGCGCGACGGCCAGATGACCTACGGGGTCGACGGCACCGGCCCGAACCGGCACATCAACTACGAGCCCTCGACGCTCGCCGAGGGCCTGCGCGAGGCGCCCAAGCCCGCGAAGGACTACCACCAGCCTGTGAGCGGCAATCTCGGCCGCTACCAGACCTCCCGGACCGAGGACGATTACACCCAGGCGGGAATCCGCTACCGCTCCTTCGCGGATTGGGAGCGCGAGGACCTGATCGCCAACCTCGTCGCCGACATGAAGCAGTGCCCCGAGCCCATCCAGCTCCGGATGGTCTGGCACTTCTGGCACGCGGACGAGGATTACGGCCGCCGCGTCGCCGAGGGCGCCGGGATCGACCTCGAGAAGGCCAAGGCCCTGCCGCCGCTGCCGGGCCGCGCCGCGCCGGGCAAGCGCCTGACGCCCGAGACCTACACGGACGGCTCGCAGGCCCACAAGGTCGCCGCCGAGTAA
- a CDS encoding cupin domain-containing protein, translating into MGQILRAGEGAHVRINGMEITYLARSASTHDAMGIYGVTLAARSPGAGLHRHAALTETFEVHAGTLAMRIDGRDVDLGPGDFVLIPPGQPHAFANRSQAPVHFTLSFTPALEREGFFEGLAKLAAENRLADEAAMERLMRRYDQEPLEGFDGWSEAG; encoded by the coding sequence ATGGGCCAGATCCTCCGAGCCGGCGAGGGCGCGCATGTCCGCATCAACGGGATGGAGATCACCTACCTCGCCCGCAGCGCCTCGACCCACGACGCGATGGGCATCTACGGCGTCACGCTGGCGGCGCGCTCGCCCGGGGCGGGGCTGCATCGGCACGCGGCGCTCACCGAGACCTTCGAGGTGCACGCGGGCACGCTCGCCATGCGGATCGACGGGCGGGACGTCGATCTCGGGCCCGGCGACTTCGTGCTGATCCCGCCCGGCCAGCCGCACGCCTTCGCCAACCGCTCGCAGGCCCCGGTGCACTTCACCTTAAGCTTCACGCCGGCCCTGGAGCGCGAGGGCTTCTTCGAGGGTCTGGCCAAGCTCGCCGCGGAGAACCGGCTCGCGGACGAGGCCGCGATGGAGCGGCTGATGCGCCGCTACGACCAGGAGCCGCTGGAAGGCTTCGACGGCTGGAGCGAGGCGGGCTGA
- a CDS encoding MFS transporter: MSAGESRPPILLLGAGLLLVAFNLRPALTTVGPLLSGIRAETGLGAAGAAFLTTLPVLFLGIASALGPTISRRLGPDRGVLLAILVVAAGLSLRALGGLVPLFLGACVSAAGIGLAGGLLPGLVKRDFPGHVGLVTGLYTMTLCLGAAAGSGLTVPLLDILPGGWAAALAAWAVPALIASLAWAPLALARPHRAAAGAAGSMIAGIARHRLAWQVTGFMGLQSSLAYIAFAWLPSVLQDRGLSPVDAGFVASLMSLGQAPSALLVPTLAARAREQRAYVVALVSLTVCAFLGLLIAPTGLVAPLAVGLGFGLGGTFGLGLTIIVLRARDPASAAALSALAQGVGYAIAALGPFGFGLAHETDGWNLSAALFCAFALGALLFGLHAGRARTISAESEPVAR, translated from the coding sequence GTGAGCGCCGGGGAGAGCCGGCCGCCCATCCTCCTCCTCGGGGCCGGCCTCCTGCTCGTGGCGTTCAACCTGCGCCCGGCCCTGACTACGGTCGGCCCGCTGCTTTCCGGCATCCGCGCCGAGACCGGGCTCGGCGCGGCGGGCGCGGCCTTCCTCACGACGCTGCCGGTCCTGTTCCTCGGGATCGCCAGCGCGCTGGGTCCCACGATCAGCCGCCGCCTCGGCCCCGACCGCGGCGTCCTCCTCGCGATCCTCGTCGTGGCCGCGGGCCTGTCCCTGCGCGCGCTCGGCGGCCTCGTTCCCCTGTTCCTCGGCGCCTGCGTCTCGGCCGCCGGGATCGGGCTCGCGGGCGGGCTGCTCCCCGGCCTCGTCAAGCGCGACTTCCCCGGCCATGTCGGTCTGGTGACGGGCCTCTACACGATGACCCTCTGCCTCGGCGCCGCCGCAGGCTCGGGGCTGACCGTGCCGCTCCTCGACATCCTGCCCGGCGGCTGGGCGGCGGCGCTCGCCGCCTGGGCCGTCCCGGCGCTGATCGCGAGCCTCGCCTGGGCGCCCCTCGCCCTCGCCCGGCCCCACCGGGCCGCCGCGGGAGCGGCCGGCTCGATGATCGCGGGGATCGCCCGCCATCGCCTCGCCTGGCAGGTCACCGGCTTCATGGGCCTGCAATCCTCGCTCGCCTACATCGCCTTCGCGTGGCTGCCGAGCGTGCTGCAGGATCGCGGCCTCAGCCCCGTCGATGCCGGCTTCGTCGCCTCGCTGATGAGCCTGGGCCAAGCCCCGAGCGCGCTCCTGGTGCCGACGCTCGCCGCCCGGGCGCGGGAGCAGCGCGCCTACGTCGTCGCCCTCGTGAGCCTGACGGTCTGCGCCTTCCTCGGCCTCCTGATCGCGCCGACCGGGCTCGTCGCGCCGCTGGCGGTCGGCCTCGGCTTCGGCCTCGGCGGCACCTTCGGCCTGGGGCTGACCATCATCGTCCTGCGCGCCCGCGATCCCGCCAGCGCCGCGGCGCTCTCGGCGCTGGCGCAGGGCGTCGGCTACGCCATCGCGGCGCTCGGCCCCTTCGGCTTCGGCCTCGCCCACGAGACGGACGGCTGGAACCTGTCGGCGGCCCTGTTCTGCGCCTTCGCGCTGGGCGCCCTGCTGTTCGGCCTGCATGCGGGCAGGGCCCGGACGATCTCGGCGGAATCCGAGCCGGTCGCGCGCTGA
- the lnt gene encoding apolipoprotein N-acyltransferase: MPARDQAGGPLAAPVRWLALARGWRRLGVAILAGALGALAMPPFGLLPALAVSLTLAVWLMDGAAAGRAGLARTLMPCFLVGWAWGFGYLTAGLWWLGSAFLVEADEFAWALPLGVVGLPAVLALFYGAGFAAARLLWSRNAGRIAALAVGIAAAEWLRGHLFTGFPWNTLGMALGQDLWLMQAASFVGLYGLTLLAVLICAAPATLATGAHPRARYGPTAAAAITLAALALWGAERVPPGHSAPVAGVRLRLVQPNLPQDAKFRPENREDIVDRYVELSQRPPEAGAPAPTHVIWPESAFPFLIQRDPASLAKVGAGLPPGARLVTGAARAEEPLPGERLRFFNAIMTIEAPGRISDTYDKVHLVPFGEYLPGPLDAALRALGLRQFVSVPGGFSAGSRAGQRILTVPGLPPAAATICYEAIFPGAIVPAGQAGAAEPAPGLILNVTNDTWFGDTPGPRQHFAQARLRAVEEGLPLVRDANTGISAVVDAYGRVTASLPLGREDVLDADLPAPVPGRTLYARLGDIPFALMLAGALLCALAAWRRA, encoded by the coding sequence CTGCCCGCGCGCGACCAAGCGGGCGGCCCCCTCGCCGCGCCCGTGCGCTGGCTGGCGCTCGCCCGCGGCTGGCGCCGGCTCGGCGTCGCGATCCTGGCCGGCGCGCTGGGCGCCCTCGCCATGCCGCCCTTCGGCCTGCTGCCGGCGCTCGCCGTCTCGCTGACCCTCGCGGTCTGGCTGATGGACGGGGCGGCCGCGGGCCGGGCCGGGCTCGCCCGCACCCTCATGCCCTGCTTCCTCGTCGGCTGGGCCTGGGGCTTCGGCTACCTCACGGCCGGCCTGTGGTGGCTCGGCTCGGCCTTCCTCGTGGAGGCGGACGAGTTCGCCTGGGCGCTGCCCCTCGGCGTCGTCGGCCTGCCCGCCGTGCTCGCCCTGTTCTACGGCGCCGGCTTCGCGGCCGCGCGCCTGCTCTGGTCCCGGAACGCCGGCCGCATCGCGGCGCTGGCCGTCGGGATCGCCGCGGCCGAGTGGCTGCGCGGCCACCTCTTCACGGGCTTTCCCTGGAACACGCTCGGCATGGCGCTCGGCCAGGATCTCTGGCTGATGCAGGCAGCCTCCTTCGTCGGGCTCTACGGGCTGACGCTGCTCGCCGTCCTGATCTGCGCCGCGCCCGCGACGCTCGCCACCGGCGCGCATCCCCGCGCGCGCTACGGGCCGACGGCCGCGGCCGCGATCACGCTCGCCGCCCTCGCCCTCTGGGGAGCGGAGCGCGTGCCGCCCGGCCACTCGGCGCCGGTCGCGGGCGTGCGACTGCGCCTCGTGCAGCCGAACCTGCCCCAGGACGCCAAGTTCCGCCCCGAGAACCGGGAGGACATCGTCGACCGCTACGTCGAGCTGAGCCAGCGCCCGCCCGAGGCCGGCGCGCCGGCGCCGACCCATGTGATCTGGCCCGAATCCGCCTTTCCCTTCCTGATCCAGCGCGACCCCGCCTCGCTCGCCAAGGTCGGCGCCGGCCTGCCGCCGGGCGCGCGCCTCGTCACGGGCGCGGCCCGCGCCGAGGAGCCCCTGCCGGGCGAGCGCCTGCGCTTCTTCAACGCCATCATGACGATCGAGGCGCCCGGCCGCATCAGCGACACCTACGACAAGGTCCACCTCGTCCCCTTCGGCGAGTACCTGCCGGGCCCCCTCGACGCGGCCCTGCGGGCCCTGGGCCTGCGCCAGTTCGTGTCGGTGCCGGGCGGCTTCTCGGCCGGGAGCCGCGCGGGCCAGCGCATCCTGACCGTGCCCGGCCTGCCGCCGGCCGCCGCCACGATCTGCTACGAGGCGATCTTCCCCGGAGCCATCGTGCCCGCCGGGCAGGCGGGCGCCGCGGAGCCGGCGCCGGGCCTGATCCTGAACGTCACCAACGACACGTGGTTCGGCGACACGCCCGGCCCTCGCCAGCACTTCGCGCAGGCGCGGCTGCGCGCCGTCGAGGAGGGGCTGCCGCTGGTGCGCGACGCAAACACGGGCATCTCGGCCGTGGTCGACGCCTACGGGCGCGTCACCGCGAGCCTGCCCCTCGGCCGCGAGGACGTCCTCGACGCCGACCTGCCCGCCCCCGTGCCCGGCCGCACCCTCTACGCGAGGCTCGGCGACATTCCCTTCGCCCTGATGCTCGCGGGCGCGCTCCTCTGCGCCCTGGCGGCTTGGCGCCGGGCGTGA